A window of the Thermoanaerobaculia bacterium genome harbors these coding sequences:
- the dut gene encoding dUTP diphosphatase — MPITVSVRVLPHGEGLPLPLYATEGAAGCDLHAAVGDPVTLEPGAREAIPTGLALAIPRGYEGQVRARSGIALRHGIACVNAPGTIDSDYRGEVKVILGNLGTEPFKIRRGDRIAQLVIAPVLRAAFEAVFELPESARGEGGFGSTGP; from the coding sequence ATGCCGATCACCGTTTCCGTCCGCGTCCTCCCCCACGGCGAAGGCCTTCCGCTTCCGCTCTACGCGACCGAAGGCGCGGCGGGGTGCGACCTCCACGCCGCGGTGGGAGATCCGGTGACTCTCGAGCCCGGGGCCCGCGAGGCGATCCCGACCGGGCTCGCGCTCGCGATCCCCCGCGGCTACGAAGGGCAGGTGCGGGCGCGCTCGGGGATCGCTCTCCGGCACGGCATCGCGTGCGTCAACGCGCCGGGAACGATCGATTCCGATTACCGGGGAGAGGTCAAGGTCATCCTCGGGAATCTCGGAACGGAGCCGTTCAAGATCCGGCGCGGCGACCGGATCGCCCAGCTCGTCATCGCTCCGGTCCTCCGCGCGGCCTTCGAAGCCGTCTTCGAGCTGCCCGAGTCGGCGCGCGG